A single window of Usitatibacter rugosus DNA harbors:
- a CDS encoding ABC transporter ATP-binding protein, whose amino-acid sequence MTDETLLETRGLTKEFKGFVAVDNVDLRVKRGTIHALIGPNGAGKTTVFNLLTKFLPPTRGTIHYKGSDITRDNPADVARRGVIRSFQISAVFPNLSVLENVRVALQRKSTGSQFAFWKSDKTLDKLNDAALAILDRVGLKDFAQVHAGALAYGRKRTLEIATTLAMDPEMMLLDEPTAGMGHEDVDRVRDLIKEVAKGRTVLMVEHNMSVVSGICDIITVLQRGAILAEGPYAEVARNPQVIEAYMGTTHA is encoded by the coding sequence GTGACCGACGAGACCCTCCTCGAAACACGCGGACTCACCAAGGAGTTCAAGGGCTTTGTCGCCGTGGACAACGTGGACCTCCGCGTGAAGCGCGGCACCATCCACGCGCTGATCGGCCCCAACGGAGCCGGCAAGACGACGGTCTTCAACCTGCTCACCAAGTTCCTGCCGCCCACGCGCGGCACGATCCACTACAAGGGCAGCGACATCACGCGTGACAACCCCGCGGATGTGGCGCGCCGCGGCGTGATCCGCTCGTTCCAGATCTCGGCGGTGTTCCCCAACCTCTCGGTGCTGGAGAACGTGCGCGTGGCGCTCCAGCGGAAGTCGACCGGTTCGCAGTTCGCGTTCTGGAAGTCGGACAAGACGCTCGACAAGCTGAACGACGCCGCGCTCGCCATCCTCGATCGCGTCGGCCTCAAGGATTTCGCGCAGGTCCACGCGGGCGCACTGGCCTACGGGCGCAAACGCACGCTCGAGATCGCGACCACGCTCGCGATGGATCCCGAAATGATGCTGCTGGACGAGCCCACGGCCGGCATGGGCCACGAGGACGTCGACCGAGTGAGGGACCTCATCAAGGAAGTCGCGAAGGGCCGCACCGTCCTCATGGTCGAGCACAACATGAGCGTGGTCTCCGGCATCTGCGACATCATCACGGTGCTGCAGCGCGGGGCGATCCTCGCCGAGGGCCCGTACGCGGAGGTCGCGAGGAATCCGCAGGTGATCGAGGCGTACATGGGGAC